Sequence from the Candidatus Endomicrobium procryptotermitis genome:
ACAAAATTTATAAGTACGCTGCCATTATAGCAGCGTCAGCTGCTATAGTTTTAGCGTTGAAATGAAGAGGTATTAAAAGGATAAAAGAAAATCTTTAATGTGGGAGGTGAAAAAATGAAAATATTGATTAAGCGGTTTGCGTTTAAAGAGAATTACACTATTGGTAAACTGTATGCAGATAACGAGTATATTTGCGATACTTTAGAAGACACCGTGCGGCTTGACGGCGGCCCTAAAATTTATGGTGTAACGGCAATACCTGATGGGAAATATTTAAGCAATTTAACGTGGTCAGCAAGATTTAAAAGCTATTTGCCTATAATAGAAAATGTGCCAAATTTTGAGGGAATACGAATTCATGTAGGAAACACATCATTAGATACTGAGGGCTGTATTTTGGTCGGGAAAAATGAAGCGGCTGGGAAAGTCCTTGAGAGTAAACAAACCCTTGAAAAAATTGTCGCACTATATAAAGAGGCAATAAATAGAAATGAAATTATTGTGGTGAATATAATGGAGATAAGGAGATAATTGTCAATCTCAAC
This genomic interval carries:
- a CDS encoding DUF5675 family protein — protein: MKILIKRFAFKENYTIGKLYADNEYICDTLEDTVRLDGGPKIYGVTAIPDGKYLSNLTWSARFKSYLPIIENVPNFEGIRIHVGNTSLDTEGCILVGKNEAAGKVLESKQTLEKIVALYKEAINRNEIIVVNIMEIRR